Within the Synergistales bacterium genome, the region CCATCTCCCCGGAGATCTTCCAGGCCGCCGGGGTGGACCAGGGCAAGATCCCCGAGATCCTGAACTCCCACGACATCGTCGGCCGGGTCACCGCCGAGGCGGCCGAGGAGTTCGGCCTCGCCGAGGGCACACCGGTGACGCTGGGCTCGGGCGACGTGATCTGCGCCAACACCGGCGCAGGCGTCATCCGCGAGGGCATGGGCTACACCTACATCGGATCGGCCAACTGGTCCGCCGTCTACGCCGACGAACCCTCCCTGGATCCCCGCTACAAGATGAACTGCAACACCATGCAGCCCTTCGGCGGCTACAACCTGGTGATGATCACCGCCTCCGGCGGCATCGCCCAGGACTGGTTCCGCGACGGCGTCTACGGCACCGACCGGCGTCTCATGGAGCAGGTGCTGGGGCTGCCGGTCTACACCACCATGCACCAGGACGCCAGGGCCGTCCCCCCCGGCGCGGAGGGGCTGCTCTTCTTCCCCTATCTCCGCGGCGGCGGGGCCCCGCACTTCGACATCAACGCCCGGGGCTGCTTCCTCGGTCTGGGGATGACCCACACCAGGGCCCACATGCTGCGGGCCATCTACGAAGGGGTCTGCTTCAACATGCGCTGGCTCTACGACCTCTACGAGGAGATGGGCGTCTCCATATCGGGCCTGGACCGGATCCGGGCCATCGGCGGCGGTGTGCGGAACGACCTCTGGATGCAGATCTACGCCGACGTCAACGGCCAGCCCTTCAGCCGCCTCAGCGCCCCCCAGCAGTCCACCGCCCTGGGCGCGGCCATCATGGGCGGCGTGGGCGTGGGGATCTGGAAGGACTACGCCGAGGCCACCGGCAAGATCTCCGTGGAGACCACCTTCCACCCCGACAGCGGGGCCAACGCCGTCTACGAGGACCTCTACCGCATCTATCGCGAGGCCTACCCCGGCGTGGCCGCCGCCTTCCCCAAGCTC harbors:
- a CDS encoding FGGY-family carbohydrate kinase; translation: MAGSYILVHDMGTTGDKAVLFDESLNMVASEYIDFTTYYPHLNWSTQRISEVYETVVASTRRLMETSKVDPGEIAVISFSNQMMTMIPVDRHGEVLMDEVGIWCDMRQKEQADRLMDTLGGNDEYYRITGVGWQPELAPICKVMWYKDNVPEIYQRTYAFLQYKELIAERLTGEVATEYGDMSMNGMMDSRKRAISPEIFQAAGVDQGKIPEILNSHDIVGRVTAEAAEEFGLAEGTPVTLGSGDVICANTGAGVIREGMGYTYIGSANWSAVYADEPSLDPRYKMNCNTMQPFGGYNLVMITASGGIAQDWFRDGVYGTDRRLMEQVLGLPVYTTMHQDARAVPPGAEGLLFFPYLRGGGAPHFDINARGCFLGLGMTHTRAHMLRAIYEGVCFNMRWLYDLYEEMGVSISGLDRIRAIGGGVRNDLWMQIYADVNGQPFSRLSAPQQSTALGAAIMGGVGVGIWKDYAEATGKISVETTFHPDSGANAVYEDLYRIYREAYPGVAAAFPKLTGFAEKHLS